Proteins co-encoded in one Zootoca vivipara chromosome 3, rZooViv1.1, whole genome shotgun sequence genomic window:
- the FAM177B gene encoding protein FAM177B, whose translation MEGSQGILKDEENSGKQPGDECSKGEKPPRRIIHFTSGETMEEYSTEEEDMEESDHNPLPDTVGLSWASYLQFWVLRIAATTFFTCEFLGGKFAALFGLNESKYQYAIDEYYRTQCKESESDEDGEEMQMEGTVSSNEKEHLERQSCGYGSIDSKETPAYSPENTVAMVNELEEGSLPRPKKNEL comes from the exons ATGGAAGGTAGCCAAGGGATTCTGAAG GATGAAGAAAATAGTGGCAAACAGCCAGGAGATGAATGTTCAAAGGgggaaaaacctccaaggaggatTATTCATTTTACAAGTGGTGAAACGATGGAAGAATACAGCACAGAGGAAGAAGATATGGAGGAAAGCGACCACAATCCACTTCCTGACACT GTTGGCCTCTCCTGGGCTAGTTACCTGCAATTTTGGGTCCTTCGAATAGCAGCAACAACTTTTTTTA CTTGCGAATTCCTTGGTGGGAAGTTCGCCGCGCTGTTTGGGCTCAATGAATCAAAATATCAGTATGCAATAGACGAATACTACAGGACACAGTGCAAG GAAAGTGAAAGTGATGAAGATGGTGAAGAGATGCAGATGGAGGGGACTGTTTCATCAAATGAAAAGGAGCACCTGGAGAGGCAGAGCTGTGGATATGGGTCCATTGATTCTAAAGAGACCCCTGCATATTCTCCGGAAAACACTGTTGCAATGGTCAATGAACTTGAAGAAGGTAGCCTCCCCAGACCAAAAAAAAATGAACTTTAG